ATAGCCTTTTCTTGCTAATTCATCTAAATCTGTTCTAGCAGTTTGGTTGGTGATGGAAAAAACATTTTCTATTTCTTTGACCGTAAAATTTCGGGTCGAATCCTTTTCTGCCCATTGCAAAATTTGGGCCTGACGGTCATTGATGCCAGATATTTTTAAGAACTTGGTTAAATCTTGCTGTTGTTTCCTTTTTTTGGCCATATATTTCTTTAAGTCCTCGAAGGCCTTTGTTAGGACCCTTACCTGATAATGGATAAAATAGGTGACATCCATATCATCGTTTTCGGTGTAGAGGTAAGCTTTTTCATATTGCGTTTTGGTCTCCATGATGACACGAGATATAGAAAGATATTCTGCAAGCCAGTAGCCGTTTTGAAGCAAATGCCAATAAAATATGGCTCTTGCCGTTCTTCCGTTTCCATCATAAAATGGATGGATGTAACCAATTAAAAAATGAAGAATAGAAGCTTTAACAATAGGATGGACAAAGTTTTCCTTTGGGTTTTCATTAAAGAAAATGCAAAATGAGGACATTAGGCTTTTTAGTTCTTCAGGCTTTGGGGGCGTATGTACAATCTCTCCCGTGATTTCATTTTTTACATGAATGTCATTGGAGGTTCTTAAAATGCCTACATGTTCTTTTTCTAGGGTGTTTTTTGTGACAATAGCGTGGATTTCAAAAAGTCTTTCTAAAGAAATGGTTTCGTTTTGATGCTTACTAATATATTGAATAGCCTCATAGTTGTTCAGAATCATCTGTTCTGATTTGTTTCTAGGCTTCTTTTTCTTGCGCAACATTTCCTTTGCTTTAATTCTGGTAGTAGTTGCACCTTCTATCATAGAAGAAAAAATAGATTCTTCCATTAAAGCATTCTTAAGATATTGTTGCTTATCTAAATCCGAAAGCAGCTGTTCTTTTTGAATTCCTGCACCAAAGTTGAAGTCTAAATAATGCAGCGGTTGATTTAATGAGTTATTACTAGTATGATAAAAATTGATGTTTGTGCTATGACCTCTAAGCTCAAGAGTTTTCTTAGCCATTGCTCTTTTACTTTTTATTATTTGCCAAGCAGCTTCTGAATCTATATCCCTAAACTTCAAATACTTGATTTTGTCCCAATAAAGATATTCGACCTCGACTTTTTTAAAAGTAGGGTCGTCAAATTCAGCTAACTCTATGCTCTCTGGGAAAACAAAATCTGTTTCAAAATCAAATACTGGTGCTTTTATAATCATTGGTTCGCAATTTTGTCCTAATTTTTCAAAAATTAGGACAAATCATTATGTTTCAAAAATACACTAAAATATCCTAATTTTTCAAAAATTAGGATATTTTGTTGTTTTCGAGCTGTTTCAAAACAGCTGCCCATCCCTATTTTAGCAAACATTTAGCTTTTGCTCTGCGTTGATTTTCAATCTTCAAGCTTCCCTATCTAACAGCTTCGCCGTATCTTTACCCCTTGAAATATGTTTAAAAAAACAGGTTAAAAGTAATCTGTTGTCAACAGTTCAAATACAATATGAAGTTTACAAAAAAGGAAGTTTTTGCAGCTTTGGAACATATTACCGTACCCGGGGAGGGGCAGAATATGGTGGAGAGTGGTGCGGTGACCAACGTACAGGTTTTTGGGGATGAGGTGGAAGTGGATATCACCATTAAAAATCCGAGTTTGCAGGCCAGAAAGAAAACCGAAGTGGAAATCCTAAAGATCATCCACGAAAAGGTCTATGCGAAAGCAAAGATCAAGGTCAACTTAAAGGTGGATGCACCTGCTAAGCCCAAGGTCAATCAAATAAAAGGGAAGCCCATTCCCGGAATCAACAATATCATTGCAGTGGCATCCGGTAAAGGTGGTGTGGGAAAATCAACCGTAACGGCAAACCTGGCGGTCACCCTTGCCAAAATGGGCTTTAAAGTGGGCTTATTGGACACGGACATTTATGGTCCCTCCATGCCCATTATGTTCGATGTTGCCCAAGAACGTCCACTTTCGGTAAAGGTTGACGGTAAAAATAAAATGAAACCCGTAGAAAATTATGGGGTAAAAATGTTGTCCATTGGTTTTTTCACCCAACCCAATCAAGCTGTGATTTGGAGGGGTCCTATGGCCAGTAAAGCCTTAAACCAAATGATTTTTGATGCCCATTGGGGGCAATTGGACTTCTTATTGTTGGACTTACCTCCCGGGACTGGGGATATTCACCTGAGTATCATGCAATCACTGCCCGTAACCGGGGCCGTTGTTGTCAGTACCCCACAGGAAATTGCCTTGGCGGATGCCCGAAAAGGGGTGGCCATGTTCCAACAAGAATCCATAAATGTTCCCGTACTGGGGATTGTGGAAAATATGGCCTATTTTACCCCTGCGGAACTTCCTGAAAACAAATATCATATCTTTGGTAAGGATGGAGCCAAGAATTTGGCCCAGGATTTGAACGTACCTTTCTTGGGGGAAATCCCGTTGGTACAGAGTATTAGGGAGGCCGGGGATGTGGGAAGGCCCGCAGCCCTGCAAACGGCAACCCCAACAGAAGAAGCTTTTGAGGAACTCACAAAAAATGTGGTGCAGGAACTGGTAAACAGAAACAAGGAACTGCCTCCAACGGAAGCGATAAAAATTACAACAATGGCGGGATGTTCCGCTATTAAAAAGAAACGAATATGACAGCGGAAGAAATACATACTAACGTAGAGAAAGCCTTGGATGAGATTCGTCCCTTCCTACAAAGTGACGGGGGTGATATCTCATTGGTTTCCATTGATAACGGTACTTCGGTAAAAGTGAAGCTGGAGGGGAACTGTATTGGATGCTCAGTTAATCAAATGACCTTGAAAAGCGGGGTGGAAATGACCATAAAAAAATACGCCCCTCAAATTGAGGAAGTAATTAATCTGAGCTAAGTCGAGTATTTCCCATTGGACCAAGATGTTCAAAACCTTGGATTTGCCCTAATTTATTTAACGTATGATTAAAACCGATATCTTGATTATTGGTGCAGGCCCTGTGGGGCTTTTTGCCGTTTTTGAAGCAGGACTCTTAAAGTTAAAATGCCATTTGATCGATGCTTTACCCCAGCCCGGCGGTCAATGTGCAGAGATTTATCCCAAAAAACCAATCTATGATATTCCTGGTTTTCCTGAGATATTGGCTGGGGATTTGGTCGATAATCTAATGGAACAGATAAAACCATTTCAGCCGGGATTTACTTTGGGGGAACGGGCAGATACCATTGAAAAACAGGAAGACGGCAGCTTTGTGGTGACCACCAACAAAGGAACCAAACACCATGCCCCTATCGTTGCCATTGCCGGAGGGCTGGGAAGTTTTGAACCCAGGAAGCCACAATT
The sequence above is a segment of the Muricauda sp. SCSIO 64092 genome. Coding sequences within it:
- a CDS encoding NifU family protein, with amino-acid sequence MTAEEIHTNVEKALDEIRPFLQSDGGDISLVSIDNGTSVKVKLEGNCIGCSVNQMTLKSGVEMTIKKYAPQIEEVINLS
- a CDS encoding Fic family protein; this encodes MIIKAPVFDFETDFVFPESIELAEFDDPTFKKVEVEYLYWDKIKYLKFRDIDSEAAWQIIKSKRAMAKKTLELRGHSTNINFYHTSNNSLNQPLHYLDFNFGAGIQKEQLLSDLDKQQYLKNALMEESIFSSMIEGATTTRIKAKEMLRKKKKPRNKSEQMILNNYEAIQYISKHQNETISLERLFEIHAIVTKNTLEKEHVGILRTSNDIHVKNEITGEIVHTPPKPEELKSLMSSFCIFFNENPKENFVHPIVKASILHFLIGYIHPFYDGNGRTARAIFYWHLLQNGYWLAEYLSISRVIMETKTQYEKAYLYTENDDMDVTYFIHYQVRVLTKAFEDLKKYMAKKRKQQQDLTKFLKISGINDRQAQILQWAEKDSTRNFTVKEIENVFSITNQTARTDLDELARKGYLKKIAINKKSSNYWKGEDFDTLLS
- a CDS encoding Mrp/NBP35 family ATP-binding protein — its product is MKFTKKEVFAALEHITVPGEGQNMVESGAVTNVQVFGDEVEVDITIKNPSLQARKKTEVEILKIIHEKVYAKAKIKVNLKVDAPAKPKVNQIKGKPIPGINNIIAVASGKGGVGKSTVTANLAVTLAKMGFKVGLLDTDIYGPSMPIMFDVAQERPLSVKVDGKNKMKPVENYGVKMLSIGFFTQPNQAVIWRGPMASKALNQMIFDAHWGQLDFLLLDLPPGTGDIHLSIMQSLPVTGAVVVSTPQEIALADARKGVAMFQQESINVPVLGIVENMAYFTPAELPENKYHIFGKDGAKNLAQDLNVPFLGEIPLVQSIREAGDVGRPAALQTATPTEEAFEELTKNVVQELVNRNKELPPTEAIKITTMAGCSAIKKKRI